In Symmachiella dynata, the following are encoded in one genomic region:
- a CDS encoding paraquat-inducible protein A, with protein MNSYRACHCCGLIHSLPDLVAGQVAACTRCRATICRAGNERRSAQRTAAAALGAFVLFWPAIFLPILEIEKLGHHHESSLIGGIIELFAHGNFFVGGIVLLFSVIFPLTKIVMLLELSLLESLQRKHKAVTYRIMETAGKWSMMDVLLLAFLVMLVKLGSLVEFHFGPAVFAFVACVAMSMLASLSFDPHEIWEVSDE; from the coding sequence ATGAACTCCTACCGGGCGTGTCATTGTTGCGGACTGATTCATAGCTTGCCGGATTTGGTTGCCGGGCAAGTCGCCGCCTGCACGCGCTGTCGCGCCACCATCTGCCGTGCGGGAAACGAGCGACGCTCAGCGCAGCGTACCGCAGCTGCTGCCTTGGGCGCGTTCGTGCTGTTTTGGCCGGCGATCTTTCTACCAATTTTGGAAATCGAAAAACTCGGCCATCATCACGAATCGAGCCTGATCGGCGGCATCATCGAATTGTTCGCGCACGGCAATTTCTTCGTCGGTGGAATCGTGTTGTTGTTCTCTGTGATCTTTCCACTGACCAAAATTGTCATGCTGCTCGAATTGAGCTTGCTGGAATCACTGCAGCGCAAACACAAGGCGGTCACCTACCGCATTATGGAGACGGCTGGTAAGTGGAGCATGATGGACGTGTTGTTGTTGGCATTTCTAGTGATGTTGGTCAAATTGGGCAGCCTCGTCGAATTTCATTTCGGTCCCGCCGTGTTTGCGTTCGTCGCTTGCGTTGCCATGAGCATGCTGGCCTCCTTATCCTTCGATCCACATGAAATCTGGGAGGTCAGCGATGAGTGA
- a CDS encoding beta-ketoacyl-[acyl-carrier-protein] synthase family protein, which translates to MKRRVVITGVGCVTPLGATTEELWQGLTAGRSGIGPLTLFDADNFPVRIAAEVRDWDLWDVGENPRQWEHCPRQTTFAIGAGLKAGRSASLETSRIDPVRMGVYLGCGEAFADFDRFTQSISGATVGGDTTSEFNSTALRIFDPHAECEYEPNLPASHLASLFDAQGPNFNCIAACVSSTQAIGEAARLIRRDDADVMLAGGSHSTIHPFGVTGFQRLSALSTRNDDPATAVRPFDRERDGFVIGEGSAVFVLEELEHARRRGAEIWGEVDGYGSSQDAYRVTDTHPDGRGIATAIGRALYEAELNVEDINYINAHGTGTVLNDKIETLAVKRAFGRQAHSVPISSTKSMLGHATTACGAIEAAVCLLAIKHGVAPPTINYSTPDPECDLDYIPNIAREIDCRHVLSNSIGFGGQNAALVLSRFDEASSTATVRWAA; encoded by the coding sequence ATGAAACGACGCGTTGTGATCACCGGTGTTGGTTGCGTGACCCCTCTGGGGGCGACCACGGAGGAATTGTGGCAGGGATTAACGGCCGGCCGATCGGGGATTGGGCCGTTGACGTTGTTCGATGCTGATAATTTTCCCGTGCGGATTGCGGCCGAAGTTCGTGATTGGGATTTGTGGGATGTCGGCGAAAACCCACGGCAATGGGAACATTGTCCGCGACAGACGACATTCGCTATTGGTGCCGGTCTCAAAGCAGGACGGTCTGCGTCGCTGGAGACATCCCGGATTGATCCGGTGCGCATGGGGGTCTATTTAGGTTGCGGCGAGGCCTTTGCGGATTTTGACCGGTTCACACAGTCGATCAGTGGAGCCACGGTTGGCGGAGATACAACCAGCGAATTCAATAGCACGGCGCTGCGGATTTTTGATCCCCATGCAGAATGTGAATATGAACCGAACTTGCCGGCGAGTCATCTGGCATCGTTGTTCGACGCGCAAGGCCCCAATTTCAATTGCATCGCCGCTTGCGTCTCCAGTACGCAAGCCATCGGTGAAGCGGCCCGGTTGATTCGTCGGGACGATGCAGATGTGATGTTGGCCGGTGGGTCGCACAGCACGATACATCCGTTTGGCGTAACCGGTTTTCAACGGCTCTCTGCGTTGAGTACCCGGAACGACGATCCGGCAACAGCCGTCCGTCCCTTTGATCGGGAGCGGGATGGTTTCGTGATCGGCGAAGGGTCAGCCGTCTTCGTCCTGGAAGAATTGGAACACGCGCGGCGGCGCGGAGCAGAGATTTGGGGAGAGGTCGACGGTTATGGGTCCTCGCAAGACGCTTACCGTGTGACCGATACCCATCCCGATGGTCGCGGCATTGCGACAGCGATTGGACGGGCGTTGTACGAAGCGGAACTGAATGTCGAGGACATCAATTACATCAACGCGCACGGGACCGGCACGGTTCTGAACGACAAGATCGAAACATTAGCGGTCAAACGGGCCTTTGGCCGTCAGGCGCATTCGGTGCCGATTTCCAGCACAAAAAGCATGCTAGGACACGCGACCACCGCGTGCGGCGCGATCGAGGCAGCGGTCTGTTTGTTGGCAATCAAACATGGTGTCGCCCCCCCGACGATCAACTATTCGACACCTGATCCGGAATGCGATTTGGATTATATCCCCAACATCGCTCGTGAAATCGATTGCCGACACGTGTTGAGCAACAGCATCGGATTTGGCGGCCAAAACGCGGCCCTGGTGCTCTCACGCTTCGACGAAGCCTCATCCACCGCCACCGTCCGCTGGGCTGCTTAA
- a CDS encoding MlaD family protein yields the protein MSEQPADTNPSSAPEKFPQAEIRDAAHSWWRRAAAGHLWWLTAACLILAIYLIVATVRARGPEIAIHFQQGHGIKPGDLLRHRGIAIGEVTSVELDKELSGITVRVAMEPRAIGLARAGSRFWIVRPRISLGRVSGLETVVGAKYIGVLPGPPDAEKQVEFTGAESPLMMLDTEVVDITIRFRQGYGLSVGDPIKYRGIEVGEVTAVELNEDQNGVDVAVRLLANASRLARVGSQFWVARPDIDLTGIRGLETVVSGRYIAVLPGPEETEPLTVFHGLDSAPPSSEREPGGLEIVLYTPHRGGLQRGVPVMYRGIRIGHVMTAGLSSDATTVEARAYIQPAYRELVHEKTVFWNQTGIDFHFGVTGVDFKADSLSSVALGAVAMATPDSPGQRVTTGHRFFYHAEAKDEWLTWQPSIPVGSALLPEGMSLPQPLRATLLWQERTLGIKRDQEKLGWVLPLADNRLIGPTDLLTPTADAVEKQAILEVAGQKLTITADTTRSHGALAEIAVDKSFPTAWPIDRLRAPTAIEECLIVGATQEDRIPLPAARLEAEEGNWKIDPSLPIDPDWHGASVLAVSDGKLIGVLTINQASAQVTPLTEKLVFNDP from the coding sequence ATGAGTGAACAGCCCGCAGACACCAATCCGTCCTCTGCTCCGGAAAAATTTCCTCAAGCAGAAATTCGCGACGCCGCCCATTCCTGGTGGCGCCGCGCCGCTGCCGGACATCTGTGGTGGCTAACCGCTGCTTGCCTGATCTTGGCCATCTATTTGATTGTCGCCACCGTTCGCGCGCGGGGACCGGAGATTGCGATTCATTTTCAACAAGGACACGGCATTAAACCGGGGGACCTGTTGCGACATCGCGGCATTGCCATCGGCGAAGTGACTTCCGTTGAATTAGACAAGGAGCTGTCCGGTATTACCGTCCGCGTTGCGATGGAGCCCCGCGCCATCGGCCTAGCCCGCGCTGGAAGCCGTTTCTGGATCGTCCGGCCCCGCATCAGCTTGGGACGCGTGAGTGGCTTGGAAACGGTTGTCGGAGCCAAATATATCGGCGTCCTGCCCGGTCCACCCGATGCAGAAAAACAAGTCGAATTCACTGGCGCCGAGTCGCCGCTAATGATGCTGGACACCGAAGTCGTCGACATCACGATTCGCTTTCGACAGGGATACGGACTCTCCGTCGGTGATCCGATCAAGTACCGCGGCATCGAGGTCGGCGAGGTGACCGCTGTTGAACTCAACGAGGATCAAAACGGTGTGGATGTGGCGGTGCGACTCTTGGCCAACGCCAGCCGTTTGGCGCGCGTCGGCAGCCAATTTTGGGTCGCCCGCCCCGACATCGACCTGACCGGCATCCGCGGCTTGGAGACGGTCGTCAGCGGCCGGTATATCGCTGTGCTCCCTGGACCGGAAGAAACGGAACCGTTGACAGTCTTCCACGGCTTGGATTCCGCCCCTCCTTCCAGCGAACGGGAACCGGGTGGATTGGAAATCGTCCTTTACACCCCACATCGCGGCGGCCTGCAACGCGGGGTGCCGGTGATGTACCGCGGCATCCGCATCGGACACGTAATGACTGCCGGCCTCTCCAGCGATGCAACCACCGTCGAAGCCCGCGCCTATATCCAACCCGCCTATCGCGAACTGGTGCATGAAAAAACCGTCTTCTGGAATCAAACCGGCATCGATTTCCATTTCGGCGTCACCGGTGTCGACTTCAAAGCCGATTCGCTCTCCAGCGTCGCCCTCGGCGCGGTGGCGATGGCCACGCCCGATTCCCCGGGCCAGCGCGTCACCACCGGGCATCGGTTTTTCTACCATGCCGAGGCAAAGGACGAATGGCTGACATGGCAACCCAGCATCCCGGTCGGCTCCGCCTTGCTCCCCGAAGGCATGTCCCTGCCTCAACCATTGCGGGCAACGTTACTATGGCAGGAGCGGACTTTGGGAATCAAACGTGACCAAGAAAAGCTTGGCTGGGTGCTACCATTGGCCGACAATCGACTCATCGGACCGACGGATCTTCTCACCCCCACTGCCGATGCCGTCGAGAAACAAGCCATACTAGAGGTCGCCGGCCAAAAGTTAACGATCACCGCTGACACAACCCGCAGCCACGGTGCACTGGCGGAAATCGCTGTCGACAAATCATTCCCCACCGCCTGGCCAATCGACCGCCTTCGCGCCCCTACGGCCATCGAAGAATGCCTGATCGTCGGGGCGACTCAGGAAGACCGCATTCCCCTCCCTGCAGCGCGGCTGGAGGCAGAGGAAGGAAATTGGAAAATCGATCCCTCGCTCCCCATCGATCCTGACTGGCACGGAGCCAGTGTCTTGGCCGTCAGCGACGGAAAACTGATCGGTGTCTTAACAATCAATCAAGCCAGCGCCCAAGTCACACCACTGACTGAAAAGTTGGTCTTCAATGACCCGTAG
- a CDS encoding 3-hydroxyacyl-CoA dehydrogenase NAD-binding domain-containing protein, with translation MPIEFLSTAESPSWITRLAEHRGTNAAGTRAINTAAVIGAGVMGRGIAMANAQHGIAVTLSDTSEDALAHGVADLQTQVNPDLIRGSQAAEELAAADLVIEAVIERLPVKRRVFKKLEPLAHEQTIFASNTSSIPVTEIAAKLARPQNFVGLHFCHPVAERMLLEIVRGEQTSDETIAVAINYARAIGKRPVVVGDSPGFVVNRLLTPYLNEALELLLEGAEVGAIESVASGFGMPVGPLTAIDAIGIDVALRAGTTIYDAFPERVVTSELLLMLFQSGQFGQKTGSGFFQYDGNVGGGTLSHSAEQLIHERRRERRAFSRDELTARLILPMLTEAELVLEAGLVASPHDIDEALIHGIGFPEATGGLLRWADGVGMATILEMLRPLRRLGPRYVAGRQIEALAAAGRGFYQ, from the coding sequence ATGCCCATCGAATTTCTCAGCACTGCGGAATCGCCTTCCTGGATTACACGACTGGCGGAACATCGCGGTACGAATGCAGCAGGAACGCGCGCGATCAACACTGCCGCAGTCATCGGGGCGGGAGTGATGGGGCGCGGCATTGCCATGGCCAATGCGCAGCACGGAATCGCAGTGACACTCTCGGATACCTCGGAGGATGCGCTCGCCCATGGTGTTGCTGATCTTCAAACGCAAGTGAACCCGGATTTGATTCGCGGCAGCCAAGCAGCGGAAGAGTTGGCGGCGGCGGATTTGGTGATTGAAGCGGTTATCGAACGGCTGCCGGTCAAACGTCGTGTCTTTAAAAAACTCGAGCCGCTGGCTCATGAGCAGACGATCTTTGCCTCCAATACCTCCAGTATTCCCGTGACCGAGATAGCGGCGAAATTAGCACGACCACAGAATTTCGTGGGACTGCACTTTTGTCATCCGGTGGCGGAGCGGATGTTGTTGGAAATTGTGCGTGGCGAACAGACGAGCGATGAAACCATTGCCGTCGCGATCAACTATGCTCGCGCGATTGGTAAACGTCCGGTGGTGGTGGGTGACAGTCCGGGTTTTGTCGTGAATCGGCTGCTGACGCCGTACTTGAATGAAGCGTTGGAGTTGTTATTAGAAGGGGCGGAGGTCGGTGCGATTGAATCCGTCGCGTCCGGGTTCGGCATGCCGGTCGGACCGCTCACAGCGATTGATGCGATTGGCATCGACGTTGCCTTGCGAGCCGGGACCACGATTTACGACGCATTTCCTGAACGGGTTGTGACATCGGAACTGTTGTTGATGCTGTTTCAGTCCGGACAGTTTGGCCAAAAGACAGGCAGTGGCTTTTTTCAATACGACGGGAATGTGGGCGGTGGGACCCTTTCACATTCTGCAGAACAGTTGATTCATGAACGGCGCCGCGAACGACGCGCGTTCTCCCGCGACGAATTGACTGCGCGGCTGATTCTGCCGATGCTGACCGAGGCGGAGTTGGTTTTGGAAGCAGGGCTGGTTGCCAGTCCGCACGATATCGACGAGGCATTGATTCACGGCATTGGATTTCCCGAAGCGACCGGCGGATTATTGCGTTGGGCCGATGGTGTGGGCATGGCGACGATTCTGGAAATGCTGCGTCCGCTGCGGCGGTTAGGGCCGCGGTATGTGGCGGGACGGCAGATCGAAGCGTTGGCGGCGGCGGGGCGTGGGTTTTATCAATAG
- a CDS encoding beta-ketoacyl-[acyl-carrier-protein] synthase family protein, translating to MISAFDTKRRVVVTGVGVVSPLGNSVDEFWQALVDGRSGIVAEEPSPQVPMCAGVARDFTGAIDDFGPLEKGLKKTIRKALKLMNRETQMGVAAAQQALNNSELLGVGYEPERVGVCFGAGNVSMMPQDFEAGVRACSDAAGFDFQRWGREGLDQIAPLWLLKCLPNMPACYMAIYNDLRGPNNSITQREAAANLSVAEACYAIQEGAADAMVSGATGTTILPFNRLHAELEGQVALDTQHPDAVCRPFDRARQGAVIAEGAAALVLEEYHTALDRGATIFGEILGVGSSCVVSPGRVAQRDKALANAIGAALRKAHLSPDNIGHVHAHGLSTHRSDIEEATAIRTVFGDRTSKLPVVAAKSNTGNAGAGSGALELVASLLALKKGRLFPVLNYEEPDPQCPVAPVRSTDCEAGESFVNLSIVAQGQASCLAVGACD from the coding sequence GTGATTTCCGCCTTTGATACGAAACGACGCGTCGTGGTGACTGGCGTGGGAGTTGTCAGTCCGCTTGGTAATTCGGTGGACGAATTCTGGCAAGCGCTCGTCGATGGCCGTAGCGGCATTGTCGCTGAAGAACCCTCGCCGCAGGTCCCCATGTGTGCCGGGGTCGCCCGAGATTTCACAGGGGCGATCGATGATTTTGGTCCGCTGGAAAAGGGCCTCAAAAAGACCATCCGCAAAGCGCTCAAACTGATGAACCGCGAAACCCAGATGGGAGTCGCAGCCGCGCAACAGGCGCTCAATAACAGCGAGTTGCTGGGCGTGGGTTATGAGCCGGAGCGTGTTGGGGTTTGTTTTGGTGCGGGCAACGTCTCGATGATGCCGCAGGACTTCGAAGCGGGCGTCCGTGCGTGCAGCGATGCGGCGGGCTTTGATTTTCAGCGGTGGGGGCGCGAAGGGCTTGATCAGATTGCGCCGTTGTGGTTACTGAAATGTTTGCCGAACATGCCTGCTTGTTACATGGCGATCTACAACGATCTGCGCGGTCCGAACAATTCAATCACGCAGCGCGAAGCAGCGGCAAACCTGTCGGTAGCTGAGGCGTGTTATGCGATTCAAGAAGGCGCTGCCGATGCGATGGTCAGCGGCGCCACCGGCACGACGATTCTGCCGTTCAATCGATTGCATGCGGAACTCGAAGGGCAAGTCGCACTCGACACACAACATCCCGATGCCGTCTGCCGGCCGTTTGATCGCGCTCGGCAGGGAGCGGTCATTGCCGAAGGGGCGGCGGCGTTGGTGTTGGAGGAATATCATACTGCTCTGGATCGCGGCGCCACGATATTTGGCGAGATCCTGGGTGTCGGTTCGTCCTGTGTGGTCAGTCCGGGCCGGGTGGCGCAGCGGGATAAGGCTTTGGCCAACGCAATTGGTGCTGCACTGCGAAAAGCGCATCTATCGCCGGACAACATCGGCCATGTGCACGCACACGGGTTGAGCACACATCGCTCGGATATTGAAGAAGCCACGGCGATTCGCACGGTGTTCGGCGATCGGACATCGAAGTTACCGGTCGTGGCTGCCAAGAGCAACACGGGCAATGCCGGTGCCGGTAGCGGCGCTTTGGAGTTGGTGGCCAGTTTGTTGGCGCTCAAAAAAGGGCGACTGTTTCCGGTGTTGAATTATGAAGAACCCGACCCGCAATGTCCGGTCGCGCCGGTCCGTTCGACCGATTGTGAGGCGGGGGAAAGTTTTGTGAATCTAAGCATCGTCGCCCAGGGTCAAGCGAGTTGTTTGGCGGTGGGGGCTTGTGATTGA